A single region of the Neotabrizicola shimadae genome encodes:
- a CDS encoding pyruvate kinase, whose product MDGTSAERSQEAGRQIAAVVRMTEGQDIAARQLLDRLTELRAEIAHRATRRMSDWAPLVRRTEFLSSVENLADWLALRETDLTPVQPALGQLGLSSLGRLDGHVRPSLDAVIAALSLIAGEPEAVFPDPSAISGGAALLAERRSRLFGDRPEGTGPETRIMVTLAGETALTSGRIADLAAAGADCFRINCAHDGPGEWREMIRHIRDTGARLGRRLPISMDLGGPKFRVARVWGPEKLRLGQGDRFALVLSPRDLPGKLPAAQLSDPALVQALGIGALVSLDDGKLWAEVTARRGGAAELVVTRAPDAGLRLKPGKGVNLPGIDLDVPALTAEDRAALDVVVPLADIVAFSFVQTPADVRGLIDAMEERAGGLRLPAVLLKIETPLALRNLPDLIVEAGGRVPVGVMIARGDLAVEIGFDRLSEIQEEVLWLCEAAQVPVVWATQVLEGMVKEGQASRAEITDAAMSQRAECVMLNKGAHQAEAVSFLRDILMRMDRHQDKKRARLSALGLWRQG is encoded by the coding sequence ATGGACGGCACCAGCGCCGAACGCTCGCAAGAGGCTGGCCGGCAGATCGCAGCCGTGGTCCGCATGACCGAAGGCCAGGACATTGCCGCCCGCCAGCTTCTGGACCGGCTGACAGAACTGCGCGCCGAAATCGCGCACCGCGCCACGCGCCGCATGTCGGACTGGGCGCCGCTTGTCCGCCGCACCGAATTCCTGTCCTCGGTCGAGAATCTGGCGGACTGGCTCGCCCTGCGCGAGACCGACCTCACCCCGGTCCAGCCTGCCCTTGGCCAGCTTGGCCTGTCCTCGCTTGGCCGGCTTGACGGCCATGTCCGCCCTTCGCTCGACGCGGTGATCGCGGCCCTGTCGCTGATCGCGGGCGAGCCCGAGGCGGTGTTCCCCGACCCCTCGGCAATTTCTGGCGGTGCCGCGCTGCTGGCGGAACGCCGCTCCCGCCTCTTCGGCGACCGCCCCGAGGGCACCGGACCCGAGACGCGCATCATGGTGACGCTGGCCGGTGAAACCGCTCTCACCTCCGGCCGGATCGCTGATCTGGCAGCGGCCGGTGCCGACTGTTTCCGCATCAACTGCGCCCATGACGGCCCCGGCGAATGGCGCGAGATGATCCGCCACATCCGCGACACCGGCGCGCGACTGGGGCGCAGACTGCCGATCTCGATGGATCTTGGCGGACCAAAGTTTCGCGTGGCCCGGGTCTGGGGCCCGGAAAAGCTCCGCCTTGGACAGGGCGACCGCTTCGCGCTTGTGCTCTCGCCCCGCGACCTGCCCGGCAAGCTTCCGGCCGCCCAGCTCAGCGACCCCGCTCTGGTCCAGGCGCTCGGGATCGGGGCGCTCGTTTCGCTGGATGACGGCAAGCTTTGGGCCGAGGTCACGGCGCGGCGCGGCGGCGCGGCCGAGCTTGTGGTGACCCGCGCGCCAGATGCCGGCCTGCGCCTGAAGCCCGGCAAGGGCGTCAACCTGCCGGGGATCGACCTCGACGTGCCCGCGCTCACGGCCGAGGACCGCGCGGCGCTGGACGTGGTTGTGCCGCTGGCAGACATCGTGGCCTTCTCCTTCGTCCAGACGCCCGCGGATGTGCGCGGCCTGATCGACGCGATGGAAGAACGCGCCGGCGGCCTGCGGCTTCCGGCGGTGCTTCTGAAGATCGAGACCCCGCTTGCCCTGCGCAACCTGCCCGACCTGATCGTCGAGGCCGGCGGCCGCGTCCCCGTCGGCGTGATGATCGCGCGTGGCGATCTCGCGGTCGAGATCGGCTTCGACCGTCTGTCGGAAATCCAGGAAGAGGTGCTCTGGCTTTGCGAGGCAGCGCAGGTGCCGGTCGTCTGGGCGACGCAGGTGCTGGAAGGCATGGTCAAGGAAGGCCAGGCCAGCCGGGCCGAGATCACCGACGCCGCCATGAGCCAGCGCGCCGAATGCGTCATGCTGAACAAGGGCGCACACCAGGCCGAAGCCGTGTCCTTCCTGCGCGACATCCTGATGCGGATGGACCGCCACCAAGACAAGAAGCGCGCCCGCCTCTCCGCCCTGGGCCTCTGGCGTCAGGGATAA
- a CDS encoding EcsC family protein: protein MLATTPALPVPFADPAPEIAALAEAWRRANGPVMSLANRLGGDLEKAQGALPVALRNRIDRITASALETAMSAAAVGDRAPRLGRRGPMAAVLVSGAAGGAGGLATAIAELPVTVTVLLHAIRSEARAAGYDPDDPAIRAECLKAFAAGSPLAADDGVNTSFLSARLTLTGPALQKVIATVAPRLGISLGQKLAAQSVPVLGALAGAALNAAYLNYYREIARIRFALLRLSEAHGAAPVLAAFGQAAARPAVARA, encoded by the coding sequence GTGCTTGCCACTACGCCTGCGCTTCCCGTGCCCTTTGCTGACCCCGCTCCGGAAATCGCGGCGCTGGCCGAGGCGTGGCGGCGCGCGAACGGACCCGTGATGTCGCTGGCGAACCGGCTTGGCGGCGATCTGGAGAAGGCGCAAGGCGCCCTGCCGGTGGCTTTGCGCAACCGGATCGACCGCATCACCGCAAGTGCTTTGGAAACGGCGATGTCGGCGGCTGCCGTGGGCGACCGCGCGCCGCGCCTTGGCCGCCGCGGCCCGATGGCGGCGGTGCTGGTCAGTGGGGCGGCGGGCGGGGCCGGGGGTCTTGCCACAGCGATTGCCGAACTGCCGGTCACGGTGACGGTGCTGCTGCACGCCATCCGGAGCGAGGCACGGGCGGCAGGCTATGACCCCGACGATCCGGCGATCCGGGCCGAATGTCTGAAGGCCTTTGCCGCCGGGAGCCCCTTGGCGGCGGATGACGGGGTCAACACCTCGTTCCTTTCGGCGCGCCTGACCCTGACGGGGCCCGCGCTGCAGAAGGTCATTGCCACGGTCGCGCCGCGTCTAGGCATCAGCCTGGGCCAGAAGCTTGCCGCGCAGTCGGTGCCGGTGCTGGGGGCGCTGGCCGGTGCGGCGCTGAACGCGGCGTATCTGAACTACTACCGCGAGATCGCCCGCATCCGCTTTGCGCTTCTCCGCCTGTCCGAGGCTCATGGCGCGGCGCCGGTTCTGGCGGCCTTTGGCCAAGCTGCGGCTCGCCCGGCGGTGGCCCGCGCCTGA
- a CDS encoding GNAT family N-acetyltransferase — MAYRLEEETEADWWEVEALYDLCFAPGRTALSSYRLRDGVPPVKDLCTVARDSDGTLAGVIRYWPVQVGGKPVLLLGPVAVHPTRQGEGLGALLIHETLAEARRLGWERVMLVGDAPYYRRFGFRKLDAVEMPPPTNPERVLGMEIQRGAWDGVAGRVEKAG; from the coding sequence ATGGCCTACAGGCTGGAGGAAGAGACCGAGGCCGACTGGTGGGAGGTGGAGGCGCTTTACGACCTCTGCTTCGCGCCGGGCCGAACCGCGCTGTCCTCGTACCGGCTGCGCGACGGTGTGCCGCCGGTGAAGGACCTGTGCACCGTGGCGCGCGACAGCGATGGAACCCTGGCCGGGGTGATCCGCTACTGGCCGGTGCAGGTTGGCGGCAAGCCCGTGCTTCTGCTGGGGCCGGTGGCGGTGCACCCGACGCGGCAGGGCGAGGGGCTGGGGGCCCTTCTGATCCACGAGACGCTGGCCGAGGCGCGGCGGCTTGGCTGGGAGCGGGTGATGCTGGTGGGCGACGCGCCCTATTACCGCCGCTTCGGTTTCCGCAAGCTGGACGCGGTGGAGATGCCCCCGCCCACCAACCCCGAGCGGGTGCTTGGCATGGAAATCCAGCGTGGCGCCTGGGACGGTGTGGCGGGCCGGGTGGAGAAGGCGGGCTGA
- a CDS encoding flavin reductase family protein, translating to MFYRPSEGHGLRHNPFNAIVTPRPIGWISSTGPFGDNLAPYSFFNAAAYTPPQVTFASTGVKDSLRNVLDTGFFAVNIVEEVMLDAMNATSEQLPREVDEFDRAGVRRVPCVTIPCPRVEGAPAVLECRLVQEVMLLGRDNVLVIGEVTGIHLRDDCLVDGRFDVTRFRPVARMGYRDYTVVREVFERLRPDDRQA from the coding sequence ATGTTCTACCGACCGTCCGAAGGACACGGGCTGCGCCACAACCCGTTCAACGCCATCGTCACGCCGCGCCCCATCGGCTGGATCTCCTCGACCGGCCCCTTCGGCGACAACCTCGCCCCCTATTCCTTCTTCAACGCCGCCGCCTACACCCCGCCGCAGGTCACCTTCGCCTCGACCGGGGTGAAGGATTCCCTGCGCAACGTGCTGGATACCGGCTTTTTCGCCGTGAACATCGTGGAAGAGGTGATGCTGGACGCGATGAACGCCACGTCCGAGCAACTCCCGCGCGAGGTGGACGAGTTCGACCGCGCCGGCGTCCGCCGCGTGCCCTGCGTCACCATTCCCTGCCCCCGCGTCGAAGGCGCGCCGGCTGTCCTCGAATGCCGGCTGGTGCAGGAGGTCATGCTCCTTGGCCGTGACAACGTGCTGGTGATCGGCGAGGTGACGGGCATCCACCTGCGCGACGATTGCCTGGTGGACGGCCGCTTCGACGTGACCCGCTTCCGCCCCGTCGCCCGCATGGGCTATCGCGACTACACCGTGGTGCGGGAAGTGTTCGAAAGGCTCCGGCCCGACGACCGTCAGGCGTGA
- a CDS encoding oligosaccharide flippase family protein, with translation MGRLLRAFRGQGLFERAMRGSAVTAIAFVLAQVLRLASNLILTRLLAPEAFGLMALVSMVLIGLALFSDMGIGPSIAQHKRGDDPDYLNTAWTIGVIRGALLFVVASALAWPAAWFYDAPQLVYLLPVGAFGLLIGGFTPTRVDSANRHLMLERVVFLDLFVQVATLAAMILVAWATGSVWALVIGGLLTPMLRIPLVLRFLPGEVNRFRWERAAAHDLIHFGKWIFLSTVGGFFLLQGDRAILGAHLTLSELGVYNIGAFLATFPILLGQAVTGRVLIPLYREAREPVGGDAVRARMRRLRYGLTAVLVALLAVFAFGGVPIVGLLYSPAYQEAGAIAVALSCVLMPQAIGLSYDQAALAAGDSRRFFLVTFARAVLQTGLFLIGASLGGLAGALIGQAVAILLAHPFLVWLAWRNGVWDARHDALFFVVVLVLIVLAMGLNAEALSSLWLDHA, from the coding sequence ATGGGCCGGCTACTTCGTGCCTTCCGGGGGCAGGGTCTGTTTGAGCGCGCGATGCGCGGATCGGCGGTGACGGCCATCGCCTTCGTGCTGGCGCAGGTGCTGCGGCTGGCGTCGAACCTGATCCTGACGCGGTTGCTGGCGCCCGAGGCCTTTGGCCTGATGGCGCTGGTGTCGATGGTTCTGATCGGGCTGGCGCTGTTTTCGGACATGGGCATCGGGCCGTCCATCGCGCAGCACAAGCGGGGCGACGATCCTGATTACCTGAACACGGCCTGGACGATCGGGGTGATCCGGGGCGCGCTTCTGTTCGTGGTGGCCTCGGCGCTGGCTTGGCCGGCGGCCTGGTTCTATGACGCGCCGCAGCTTGTCTATCTGTTGCCGGTGGGGGCGTTCGGGCTGCTGATCGGGGGCTTCACGCCGACACGGGTGGACAGCGCCAACCGCCACCTGATGCTGGAGCGGGTGGTGTTCCTGGACCTTTTCGTGCAGGTGGCCACCCTTGCCGCGATGATCCTGGTGGCCTGGGCGACCGGATCGGTCTGGGCGCTGGTCATCGGCGGGCTGCTGACGCCGATGCTGCGAATTCCGCTGGTGCTGCGGTTCCTGCCGGGCGAGGTCAACCGCTTCCGGTGGGAGCGCGCGGCGGCGCATGACCTGATCCATTTCGGCAAGTGGATTTTCCTGTCCACCGTGGGCGGATTCTTCCTGCTGCAGGGCGACCGGGCTATTCTGGGGGCGCATCTGACGCTGAGCGAGTTGGGCGTCTACAACATCGGCGCTTTCCTGGCGACCTTTCCCATCCTTCTGGGCCAGGCGGTCACGGGGCGCGTGCTGATCCCGCTGTATCGCGAGGCGCGCGAGCCTGTGGGCGGGGATGCCGTGCGGGCGCGGATGCGGCGGCTGCGCTATGGCTTGACGGCGGTGCTGGTGGCGCTGCTGGCGGTCTTTGCCTTTGGCGGCGTGCCCATCGTGGGGCTTTTGTACAGCCCGGCCTATCAGGAGGCGGGCGCCATCGCGGTGGCGCTGTCCTGCGTGCTGATGCCCCAGGCGATTGGCCTGAGCTATGACCAGGCGGCGCTGGCCGCGGGGGATTCGCGGCGGTTCTTCCTGGTCACCTTCGCACGGGCGGTGTTGCAGACGGGGCTGTTCCTGATCGGGGCGAGCCTGGGCGGGCTGGCGGGCGCGCTGATCGGACAGGCGGTGGCGATCCTTCTGGCGCATCCTTTCCTGGTCTGGCTGGCCTGGCGCAATGGCGTCTGGGATGCACGCCATGACGCCCTGTTCTTCGTTGTCGTGCTGGTCCTGATCGTGCTGGCGATGGGGTTGAACGCTGAGGCTTTGTCGAGCCTCTGGCTGGATCACGCCTGA
- a CDS encoding S-methyl-5'-thioadenosine phosphorylase, producing MQTMIGVIGGSGLYQIEGLEGASWVQVETPWGQPSDELLVGRLDGVPMAFLPRHGRGHVQTPSSINYRANIDALKRLGCTDVVAVSAVGSLREDYRPGDFVLVDQYIDRTFAREKSFFGPGLVGHVGFAHPTCPRLSDTCAEAALAQGVTVHRGATYVAMEGPQFSTLAESRLYRSWGADVIGMTGMPEAKLAREAELCYACVAMVTDYDCWHPDHDSVDVAMVIRTLTQNAGHARGLVARLPALLGQDRAPCPHGCDRALDTAIMTAPDKRDPELLAKLDAVAGRVLP from the coding sequence ATGCAGACCATGATCGGGGTGATCGGCGGATCGGGCCTGTACCAGATCGAGGGGCTGGAAGGCGCCTCCTGGGTCCAGGTCGAAACCCCCTGGGGCCAGCCCTCGGACGAGCTTCTGGTGGGCCGGCTCGACGGTGTGCCGATGGCCTTCCTGCCACGCCATGGCCGCGGCCATGTCCAGACGCCCTCCTCCATCAACTACCGCGCCAACATCGACGCGCTGAAGCGGCTCGGCTGCACCGATGTGGTGGCCGTCTCCGCCGTGGGCTCGCTGCGCGAGGACTACCGGCCCGGCGATTTCGTCCTGGTCGACCAGTACATCGACCGCACCTTCGCGCGGGAGAAATCCTTCTTCGGCCCCGGTCTGGTGGGCCATGTGGGCTTTGCCCATCCCACTTGCCCCCGCCTCTCCGACACCTGCGCCGAGGCCGCCCTGGCCCAGGGCGTGACGGTCCATCGCGGCGCGACCTATGTGGCGATGGAAGGCCCGCAATTCTCCACCCTTGCCGAAAGCCGCCTCTACCGCTCCTGGGGTGCCGACGTGATCGGCATGACCGGGATGCCAGAGGCAAAGCTCGCCCGCGAGGCCGAGCTTTGCTATGCCTGCGTGGCCATGGTCACGGATTACGACTGCTGGCACCCCGACCACGACAGCGTGGACGTGGCGATGGTCATCCGCACCCTGACGCAAAACGCCGGCCACGCCCGCGGCCTCGTCGCCCGCCTGCCCGCCCTCCTCGGCCAGGACCGCGCCCCCTGCCCCCACGGCTGCGACCGCGCGCTCGACACCGCGATCATGACCGCCCCCGACAAGCGCGACCCCGAGCTTCTGGCGAAGTTGGATGCCGTGGCTGGCCGCGTCCTCCCCTGA
- a CDS encoding adenine phosphoribosyltransferase, with amino-acid sequence MSKTVKDYIRTIVDFPHEGILFRDVTTLFADARGFRMAIDQLLNPYAGMRIDKVAGLEARGFILGGAVAHQLSTGFVPIRKKGKLPGRTIAQGYTLEYGEAVMEVHDDALLPGEKVLLVDDLLATGGTAEAGIRLIERLGGEVVGCAFVIDLPDLGGRRKLEAMGMEVHCLCAFEGH; translated from the coding sequence ATGTCCAAGACCGTCAAGGACTACATCCGCACCATCGTGGATTTCCCGCATGAGGGGATCCTGTTCCGCGATGTGACCACGCTCTTCGCCGATGCGCGCGGGTTCCGCATGGCGATCGACCAGCTTCTGAACCCCTATGCCGGGATGCGCATCGACAAGGTGGCGGGGCTGGAAGCGCGGGGCTTCATCCTGGGCGGCGCGGTGGCGCACCAGCTCTCCACCGGCTTCGTGCCGATCCGCAAGAAGGGCAAGCTGCCCGGCCGCACCATCGCGCAGGGCTACACGCTGGAATATGGCGAGGCGGTGATGGAGGTGCACGACGATGCCCTACTGCCCGGAGAGAAGGTGCTTCTCGTCGATGACCTCCTTGCCACCGGCGGCACCGCCGAGGCCGGCATCCGCCTGATCGAACGCCTCGGTGGCGAGGTCGTGGGCTGCGCCTTCGTCATCGACCTCCCCGACCTCGGCGGCCGCCGCAAGCTGGAAGCCATGGGGATGGAGGTCCACTGCCTCTGCGCCTTCGAAGGGCATTGA
- a CDS encoding IS110 family transposase: MPQDCIGVDIAKDWIDVFHLSTGHRERIATTKQALARFAKTAGDALVVLEASGGYERPVTEALAKADVDFARVNPRQAREFARAKGRLAKTDRVDAEVLAQMGKALELAPTPPADPDRQRLADLVARREVLVGMIRAEKNRAGTTRDTWLSREIALSVRVLQDHLSAVEEQIAVLVETRDRLAVQARRLRSVPGIGPAVAAVLLARLPELGSLEARQIAALAGLAPHACDSGLSRGKRHIWGGRAGVRRALYLAGFVASRYDPVLKAFRQRLQDAGKPTKVALTACARKLLTILNAMMRDGRDYGKQAG, from the coding sequence TTGCCACAAGACTGCATCGGCGTCGATATCGCCAAGGACTGGATCGACGTCTTCCACCTCTCCACTGGCCACCGTGAGCGGATTGCCACGACAAAACAGGCGCTTGCCCGCTTTGCCAAGACGGCTGGGGACGCGCTCGTGGTACTGGAGGCCTCCGGCGGTTACGAGCGTCCGGTCACCGAGGCGCTGGCCAAGGCGGACGTGGACTTTGCCCGCGTCAACCCCCGCCAGGCGCGCGAGTTTGCGCGTGCGAAGGGCCGCCTGGCCAAGACCGACCGTGTCGATGCCGAGGTGCTGGCGCAGATGGGCAAGGCGCTGGAGCTGGCGCCGACCCCGCCCGCCGATCCCGACCGGCAGCGGCTGGCCGATCTGGTGGCACGGCGCGAGGTGCTGGTCGGCATGATCCGGGCCGAGAAGAACCGCGCGGGCACCACCCGCGACACCTGGCTCTCGCGGGAAATCGCGTTGTCTGTCCGCGTGTTGCAGGATCATCTTTCCGCTGTCGAGGAGCAGATCGCCGTCCTTGTCGAGACCCGCGACCGGCTGGCCGTGCAGGCCCGACGCCTGCGCTCGGTGCCCGGCATCGGGCCGGCCGTGGCCGCGGTCCTGCTGGCGCGCCTGCCCGAACTCGGCAGCCTCGAGGCCCGGCAGATCGCCGCCTTGGCCGGGCTGGCCCCCCATGCCTGCGATTCCGGCCTGTCGCGCGGCAAGCGCCACATCTGGGGCGGCCGCGCCGGCGTCCGCCGCGCGCTCTACCTCGCAGGCTTCGTTGCGTCCCGCTACGATCCCGTCCTCAAGGCCTTCCGACAACGCCTCCAAGACGCCGGAAAACCCACCAAGGTCGCCCTCACCGCCTGTGCCCGGAAGCTCCTCACCATCCTCAACGCGATGATGCGCGACGGGAGGGACTACGGGAAACAGGCGGGCTGA
- the metF gene encoding methylenetetrahydrofolate reductase [NAD(P)H], which translates to MALKRISYEFFPPQSLDASFRLWETVQALAPMRPDFVSVTYGAGGTTRKLTHEAVATIRRNYGLNVAAHLTCVGASKAETLAIADSYAAAGVTEIVALRGDPPKEAGRFVPHAEGFANSVELVEALSPRFKVRVGAYPERHPEAADARADVRWLKRKLEAGAVSAITQFFFEAETFLRFRDLCAKEGITAPIVPGILPIQSWEGVKRFALRCGTSVPGRLDEGFQIAARDGREELLALTQCTTLCDRLISEGVEDLHFYTLNRPHLTREVCRALGVAPEVALEKVA; encoded by the coding sequence ATGGCTCTGAAGCGCATCTCGTATGAATTCTTCCCGCCGCAGTCGCTGGACGCCTCGTTCCGGCTTTGGGAGACGGTGCAGGCGCTGGCGCCAATGCGGCCGGATTTCGTGAGCGTGACCTATGGTGCGGGCGGCACCACCCGGAAGCTGACGCATGAGGCGGTGGCGACGATCCGCCGGAACTACGGGCTGAACGTGGCGGCCCATCTGACTTGTGTGGGAGCCTCCAAGGCCGAGACGCTGGCCATCGCCGACAGCTATGCTGCGGCCGGGGTGACCGAGATCGTGGCGCTGCGCGGCGATCCGCCCAAGGAGGCTGGCCGGTTCGTGCCGCATGCCGAGGGCTTTGCCAATTCGGTGGAGTTGGTCGAGGCGCTCAGCCCCCGCTTCAAGGTGCGGGTCGGCGCCTATCCCGAACGCCACCCCGAGGCGGCCGATGCCAGGGCCGATGTGCGCTGGCTGAAGCGGAAGCTGGAGGCCGGGGCGGTTTCGGCCATCACCCAGTTCTTCTTCGAGGCCGAGACCTTCCTTCGGTTCCGCGACCTCTGCGCGAAGGAGGGCATCACCGCCCCCATCGTGCCGGGCATCCTGCCGATCCAGTCCTGGGAGGGGGTGAAGCGGTTTGCCCTGCGCTGCGGGACCTCGGTGCCGGGACGGCTGGACGAGGGGTTCCAGATCGCGGCCCGCGACGGGCGCGAGGAGCTTCTGGCCCTGACCCAGTGCACCACCCTCTGCGACCGCCTCATCTCGGAGGGGGTGGAGGACCTGCACTTCTATACCCTGAACCGGCCCCACCTGACCCGCGAGGTCTGCCGTGCCCTGGGCGTGGCGCCCGAGGTGGCGCTGGAAAAGGTGGCCTGA
- a CDS encoding LysR family transcriptional regulator: MYIDLRHLRTIRAIHHSGGLARAAEILNTTQSALSHQVKGIEDQAGVELFVRRARPMRLSAAGLRMLRAAERILPEIDALEEEFRALRSGKTGRLHITLECHACFDWLFPVLEQFRHAWPEVDVDIRAGLAFDALPALDREEVDLVISSNPVDLVGLTFNPLFDYHPTFVASKDNPLAQKAVIGAEDFRDQVLITYPVGRDRLDVFTELLTPARVEPRAQRTAELTAVILMLVGSNRGVSVLPDWVLREVKGNPDYATRPLGPGPVTKRLYAATRVEDAARPYMAHFLRLARTEAVKLQRA, translated from the coding sequence ATGTATATCGACCTCCGCCACCTCCGCACCATTCGGGCCATCCACCACTCCGGCGGGCTGGCGCGGGCGGCGGAGATACTGAACACCACGCAGTCGGCGTTGTCGCATCAGGTGAAGGGGATCGAGGATCAGGCGGGGGTGGAGTTGTTCGTGCGCCGCGCGCGTCCGATGCGGCTGTCGGCGGCGGGGTTGAGGATGCTGCGGGCGGCGGAGCGGATCCTGCCGGAGATCGACGCGCTGGAGGAGGAATTCCGGGCACTGCGGTCGGGCAAGACCGGGCGGCTGCACATCACGCTGGAATGCCACGCCTGTTTCGACTGGCTGTTCCCGGTGCTGGAGCAGTTCCGCCATGCCTGGCCGGAGGTGGATGTGGATATCCGGGCCGGGCTGGCCTTCGATGCGCTTCCCGCGCTGGACCGCGAGGAGGTGGACCTGGTGATCTCATCCAACCCGGTGGACCTGGTGGGGCTGACCTTCAACCCGCTCTTCGACTACCACCCGACCTTCGTGGCCTCGAAGGACAATCCGCTGGCCCAGAAGGCGGTGATCGGGGCGGAGGACTTTCGGGACCAGGTGCTGATCACCTATCCGGTGGGGCGGGACCGGCTGGATGTGTTCACGGAACTGCTGACCCCGGCCAGGGTGGAGCCGCGGGCGCAGCGGACGGCCGAGCTGACGGCGGTGATCCTGATGCTGGTGGGGTCGAACCGGGGGGTGTCGGTGCTGCCGGACTGGGTGCTGCGGGAGGTCAAGGGGAACCCGGACTATGCCACCCGGCCGCTGGGGCCGGGGCCGGTGACCAAGCGGCTCTATGCGGCCACTCGGGTCGAGGATGCCGCCCGGCCCTACATGGCCCATTTCCTGCGTCTGGCCCGGACCGAGGCGGTGAAGCTGCAGCGGGCCTGA
- a CDS encoding amidohydrolase, whose amino-acid sequence MAGAFHACPCCGGAFDGFLKAARRAGSPEWQEPAGVSRRGFLAGSALAGGLMAMPGHVVAEEPPVRLFHGGTILTVDARFSVAEALAIRGNAILAVGTLEEARAAAGPGAEEIDLKGHVVLPGFVEPHAHVIAGSAVDAIMANVGAPYFATAADVLTHLAERVAATPEGDWVLARNYDPALQAGPDALSFEELDKVSATVPVFVMNSSGHLAYANRAAFRAAGIPEDIENPPGAEFVRDDSGALTGVMKNNVAFLQIASAAPQMSRLQPVEALIAMLQGWSRLGLTTVSELSLGSLTQSPEDAQILFAAGASGRLAARVRAYPFYTIGGAAWDAAGVRPGQGDALARIAGYKLVADGSNQGFTGLQREPYVGTDSVGVAYMTPADMAEEAVERAGKGWPLAIHGNGDAGIDTVLDALAAVQASGADMGAVRARIEHCSMLHDDQIARMQDLGVSASMLIGHVYYWGVWMRDRVFGPDRVMHLCRAASVKAAGLSLSLHSDFMVTDPDPLHMIQMAVTRETWAEPGFVLNPSERISVDEAIAAVTREAAWQLGSDHEVGSLEAGKLADLVILEADPRRVPVEKIKDIRVLETWMDGRQVWAA is encoded by the coding sequence ATGGCCGGCGCGTTTCACGCCTGCCCCTGTTGCGGCGGGGCGTTCGATGGGTTCCTGAAGGCGGCGCGCAGGGCCGGGTCGCCCGAGTGGCAAGAGCCTGCCGGCGTCAGCCGCCGGGGCTTTCTGGCCGGATCGGCGCTGGCAGGCGGGCTGATGGCCATGCCGGGGCATGTGGTGGCAGAAGAGCCGCCGGTGCGGCTCTTTCACGGCGGCACGATCCTGACGGTGGACGCCCGGTTCAGCGTGGCCGAGGCTCTGGCGATCCGGGGCAACGCGATACTGGCCGTGGGGACGCTGGAGGAGGCGCGCGCGGCTGCGGGGCCGGGCGCCGAGGAGATCGACCTGAAGGGCCACGTCGTGCTGCCGGGCTTTGTGGAGCCTCATGCCCATGTGATCGCCGGGTCGGCGGTCGATGCGATCATGGCCAATGTCGGCGCGCCCTATTTCGCCACGGCGGCGGATGTGCTGACGCATCTGGCCGAGCGTGTGGCCGCCACGCCCGAAGGCGACTGGGTGCTGGCGCGAAACTATGATCCTGCCTTGCAGGCAGGGCCGGATGCGCTTTCGTTCGAGGAACTCGACAAGGTGTCGGCGACGGTGCCGGTCTTCGTGATGAATTCCTCGGGGCATCTGGCCTATGCCAACCGCGCGGCCTTCCGTGCGGCGGGCATCCCGGAAGACATCGAGAACCCGCCCGGCGCGGAATTCGTGCGCGACGACAGCGGCGCCCTGACCGGCGTGATGAAGAACAATGTGGCCTTCCTGCAGATTGCCTCGGCCGCACCGCAGATGAGCCGCCTACAGCCGGTCGAGGCGCTGATCGCGATGTTGCAGGGCTGGAGCCGTCTGGGGCTGACCACGGTGAGCGAGTTGTCGCTGGGATCGCTGACGCAATCGCCTGAGGATGCGCAGATCCTGTTCGCGGCGGGGGCTTCGGGCCGCCTGGCGGCGCGTGTGCGGGCCTATCCCTTCTACACGATCGGCGGCGCGGCATGGGATGCCGCGGGGGTAAGGCCGGGCCAGGGCGACGCGCTTGCGAGGATCGCCGGATACAAGTTGGTGGCGGACGGGTCGAACCAGGGATTTACCGGGCTGCAACGCGAACCCTATGTCGGGACCGACAGTGTCGGTGTGGCCTACATGACGCCCGCCGACATGGCGGAAGAGGCAGTGGAGCGGGCAGGCAAGGGCTGGCCGCTGGCCATTCATGGCAATGGCGATGCCGGCATCGACACCGTGCTGGATGCGCTGGCGGCGGTGCAGGCGAGCGGCGCCGACATGGGGGCCGTGCGCGCGCGGATCGAACATTGTTCGATGCTGCACGACGACCAGATCGCACGGATGCAGGATCTGGGCGTTTCGGCCAGCATGTTGATCGGCCATGTCTACTACTGGGGTGTCTGGATGCGCGACCGGGTCTTCGGGCCGGACCGGGTGATGCACCTGTGCCGGGCGGCCAGCGTGAAGGCGGCGGGGCTGAGCCTGTCCCTGCATTCCGATTTCATGGTGACGGACCCCGATCCGCTGCACATGATCCAGATGGCCGTGACGCGCGAGACATGGGCGGAGCCGGGATTCGTGCTGAACCCGTCCGAGCGGATTTCGGTGGACGAGGCGATTGCGGCCGTCACGCGGGAAGCGGCCTGGCAACTGGGCTCGGACCACGAGGTCGGAAGCCTGGAAGCGGGCAAGCTGGCCGATCTGGTGATTCTGGAGGCCGATCCGCGCCGGGTGCCTGTGGAGAAGATCAAGGACATCCGGGTTCTGGAAACCTGGATGGACGGACGGCAGGTCTGGGCCGCCTAG